The Oryzias latipes chromosome 4, ASM223467v1 genome includes a window with the following:
- the LOC101161140 gene encoding vitellogenin, whose translation MRGLLLCCFVALATCQSLRYDVSLNPKKSYEYRYEGMVNFGLGKQNLAESGVKITCKVKITGASEQTYVLQVSDLAFAEYNGFPGKNGYDASPELTSRIAAQLVKPFMFEYANGHVGDIRASPEVSTTIVNIVRGILDFFQVTVKTTQRVYDLEEVGIHGKCQSYYTIEENMEAKNVTISQVVDVTKCREKAEKYKGMATAVVDKLSKQRGESVYSTVRNVYTIKPTTEGGLLTKAEGRERQHFTPFNVKGGAFKMQATKELVLLGVSDTASTPTFGPMESKGDIIFKFANINYNFPILMQNLEDPIPKITKLIKRLAAANSYQVDSASTEDCMKLYQLMKVVPFEGLTVLWKEFEGNPEQRRWFLDVTVEIGDARTFNFLKSRFQARDLTPTEAWQTYLMAVEHLEATLELVEISKEFLRIPYSKSDINLWHTVVLSYGSVVYKHCAYHTPCPVSTVQPLLDMATEALRDNDKEDMILVLKALGNAGHPGSIKTIMRFLPGVAATPKDLPPAVQSAAVQAMRLIAARDPHSVQDITMSLILQKDLPSEIRMLALVILFDAKPSMAAVSTVTEHLLDEEDLHVASFAYSYLEGFARSTTPDNHFLSTAANVAVKILAPKFGRLSYYYSKAKHMDWFDDDFLIGTATEMYMIRNAAYMFPSEVMMSGKLHVIGRIVKLLDLGMRLEGLKELFGAGIPGFKGDYSFSDFEAILRVLDSWEDLPNNEPLFTAYSRASGQEWFYADVSKDLLRSIITALNPSAWKGSPLWAAIESLKSGASWHYSRAFLIIEASYFLPSTLGLPVEISKYYNSITVMTVNAKAVAKPPPTQHLHQLLNSEIELETDGFAGVTKDFWVFYGVNTELFQSGSEFHNKVPIGLPWKFTTKVNIPEKKFELEFPPCTKEIPLISMRADVYAISRNIAEPDMHKRTPIMPNPTESNAESQKPFWNPNYWHPSYNMCAESDIYGVGMCMEYDLRRQYYHEEFPLYYFLGYSHMELKIVPVNTTKTVEKIYFEVNAGTFKHPINAQLLQSLAQLSKGRSSTPEALFNFKALAMAGNQKHEGYDAAVYYTPEANAHSTQLIVSQVGANTNWKMCVDTSVDARPEAKTHLRWGAECQSYEMSMTAGALHMNSSKPTLMSKVQFVRIPEYMEEMGKRVERYIPGMGLLLGFYQENERNANQEVSASITAVSEDSIDVNIQFPEYTVYRKAVPLSVGFQHNMTTPQ comes from the exons ATGAGGGGTCTCCTGCTGTGCTGCTTTGTGGCTCTGGCCA CATGCCAAAGTCTTCGATATG atgtcAGCCTGAATCCAAAGAAATCCTACGAATACAGGTATGAAGGAATGGTGAATTTTGGACTCGGAAAGCAAAACCTTGCAGAATCTGGtgtaaaaataacctgcaaGGTCAAGATTACTGGTGCATCAGAGCAAACCTATGTCCTTCAG GTGTCTGATTTGGCTTTTGCTGAATACAATGGCTTCCCGGGTAAAAATGGTTACGACGCCTCACCGGAACTCACCAGCCGCATTGCTGCTCAGCTCGTGAAGCCCTTCATGTTTGAATATGCAAACGGCCATGTTGGCGACATCAGGGCCTCTCCTGAGGTCTCCACCACTATTGTTAATATTGTGAGAGGGATCCTTGATTTCTTCCAAGTAACTGTAAAGACCACACAAAGGGTTTATGACCTTGAGGAG GTTGGAATCCATGGCAAGTGTCAGAGCTATTACACCATTGAAGAGAACATGGAAGCAAAGAACGTCACCATCAGTCAGGTTGTGGATGTTACAAAGTGCAGGGAGAAGGCAGAAAAGTACAAAGGGATGGCGACTGCTGTGGTGGACAAACTTTCCAAACAG AGAGGGGAGTCGGTTTATTCAACTGTGAGAAATGTTTATACCATCAAACCGACGACTGAGGGAGGTCTCCTCACCAAAGCAGAGGGTCGGGAACGACAGCACTTCACACCATTTAATGTCAAGGGGGGGGCTTTTAAGATGCAAGCGAC GAAAGAGTTGGTTCTGCTTGGTGTGTCCGACACTGCATCAACCCCCACGTTTGGACCAATGGAAAGCAAAGGCGATATCATTTTCAAGTTTGCAAACATAAACTACAATTTCCCAATTCTCATGCAGAACCTCGAGGACCCCATTCCAAAG ATTACTAAACTCATCAAGAGACTGGCTGCAGCAAACAGTTACCAGGTCGACAGTGCATCAACCGAAGATTGCATGAAGTTGTATCAGCTTATGAAAGTTGTGCCATTTGAGGGATTGACTGTTCTGTGGAAAGAATTTGAGGGAAATCCAGAGCAGAG GCGCTGGTTTTTGGATGTGACTGTAGAAATTGGTGATGCCAGAACTTTCAACTTCCTGAAAAGTAGGTTCCAGGCAAGAGATTTGACTCCAACTGAGGCTTGGCAAACATATCTGATGGCTGTTGAACATCTTGAGGCAACTCTGGAGCTGGTTGAAATCTCAAAA GAGTTTCTGAGAATACCATACAGCAAATCTGACATAAACTTGTGGCACACTGTGGTGCTTTCCTATGGCTCTGTGGTGTACAAGCACTGTGCATATCACACACCTTGTCCAGTTTCTACAGTTCAG CCTCTGCTGGACATGGCCACAGAGGCTCTGAGGGACAACGACAAGGAAGACATGATCCTGGTTCTGAAGGCTCTGGGGAACGCAGGTCATCCTGGCAGCATTAAAACCATCATGCGTTTCCTCCCTGGAGTGGCCGCCACCCCGAAGGATCTGCCCCCTGCAGTTCAAAGTGCAGCCGTGCAGGCTATGAGACTCATAGCTGCCAGGGACCCTCACAGT GTACAAGACATCACCATGAGTCTTATCCTGCAAAAGGACCTTCCTAGTGAGATTCGCATGCTGGCTTTGGTTATCCTCTTTGATGCCAAGCCATCGATGGCGGCAGTGTCAACAGTAACCGAACATCTCCTGGATGAGGAAGACCTTCATGTTGCCAGCTTTGCATACTCATACCTGGAAGGTTTTGCCAGATCCACTACTCCAGACAACCACTTCCT CTCCACTGCCGCGAATGTAGCCGTGAAAATTCTGGCTCCTAAGTTTGGCCGTCTCAGCTACTATTACAGCAAAGCAAAGCACATGGACTGGTTTGATG ATGACTTCCTTATTGGTACAGCCACTGAAATGTACATGATAAGAAATGCAGCATACATGTTCCCCTCTGAGGTCATGATGAGTGGGAAGCTACATGTAATTGGTAGAATTGTGAAGCTCCTGGAT CTGGGTATGCGTCTAGAGGGACTTAAAGAGCTGTTTGGTGCTGGCATCCCAGGATTTAAAGGGGATTATAGTTTCAGCGACTTTGAGGCTATCCTCAGAGTG CTTGACAGCTGGGAGGACTTGCCAAACAACGAGCCCCTCTTTACAGCCTATTCTCGTGCTTCTGGACAAGAGTGGTTCTATGCTGACGTCAGTAAAGATTTATTAAGGAGTATTATCACg GCTCTGAATCCGTCTGCATGGAAAGGAAGTCCCCTGTGGGCTGCCATCGAGTCTTTAAAAAGTGGAGCATCGTGGCACTACTCGCGAGCTTTCTTGATCATAGAAGCTAGTTACTTTCTGCCATCCACTCTTGGTCTTCCCGTGGAGATTAGCAAATACTATAATTCTATCACTGTGATGACTGTCAACG CTAAAGCTGTTGCGAAGCCACCACCAACGCAACATCTGCACCAGCTTTTGAATTCTGAAATTGAACTGGAGACAGACGGTTTTGCTGG TGTCACAAAGGACTTTTGGGTTTTCTACGGAGTCAACACAGAGCTGTTCCAAAGTGGATCTGAATTCCACAACAAAGTTCCCATCGGTCTACCATGGAAGTTCACAACCAAAGTCAACATTCCAGAAAAGAAATTTGAATTGGAGTTCCCTCCTTGTACAAAAGAGATTCCACTTATTTCAATgag AGCTGATGTGTATGCCATCTCAAGAAACATTGCAGAACCAGATATGCATAAGAGGACACCGATCATGCCAAATCCTACTGAATCAAATGCTGAGTCTCAAAAG CCATTTTGGAACCCTAACTATTGGCATCCATCCTACAACATGTGTGCTGAGAGCGACATCTATGGTGTTGGCATGTGCATGGAATACGATCTGAGGAGGCAGTATTATCATGAGGAGTTCCCATTGTACTATTTCTTAGGATACAGCCACATGGAACTCAAAATTGTGCCAG TTAACACGAccaaaactgttgaaaaaatCTACTTTGAGGTAAATGCTGGCACCTTCAAACACCCAATAAATGCACAACTGCTCCAGAGTTTGGCACAGCTTTCTAAG GGACGGAGCTCAACACCTGAAGCTCTGTTTAATTTCAAAGCCTTGGCAATGGCTGGGAACCAGAAGCATGAGGGTTATGATGCTGCAGTGTACTATACACCCGAGGCAAATGCACACAGTACCCAGCTAATTGTGTcccaagttggagcaaacaccAACTGGAAGATGTGCGTTGACACTAGTGTGGATGCTCGTCCTGAGGCAAAG ACACATCTTCGATGGGGAGCTGAGTGCCAGTCCTATGAAATGTCCATGACAGCTGGTGCTTTACATATGAACAGTTCCAAACCAACATTAATGTCTAAAGTACAATTCGTCCGCATCCCAGAGTACATGGAAGAGATGGGCAAAAG AGTGGAACGCTACATTCCTGGAATGGGTTTACTTCTCGGATTCTAccaggaaaatgaaagaaatgccaACCAGGAGGTGTCTGCGTCCATTACTGCTGTCTCAGAAGACAGCATTGATGTGAATATTCAATTCCCAGAG TACACTGTGTACCGCAAGGCTGTGCCACTTTCAGTTGGTTTCCAGCACAACATGACAACACCACAATAG